In a genomic window of Hippoglossus stenolepis isolate QCI-W04-F060 chromosome 17, HSTE1.2, whole genome shotgun sequence:
- the aste1b gene encoding protein asteroid homolog 1: protein MGVQGLTTFVEGNTHLLQDVKFRDSNLVIDGSSLYYHLYFNSSLDQQHGGDYDGFARRVINLLSALAACNIRPYVVLDGGMDPSDKKFSTLRQRLQSKIKEADNLSHGRNGSILPILTKNVFIQVLLQRRIPLVQCPAEADREIACLAHHWKCPVLANDSDFYIFDLPGGYLPLSSFQWTNPNGKAPDRYISARCYTTNGLCHLFGSMNRELLPLCAVLNGNDYGTPKEAETLLAVLNVNALVRGGGKGKGSATQSRIGGLLLWLSSFSTPAAALEEVSGLMGEGSGRGNRGQGGGLSSKLRAGMQEYHITPQSSLAHWFSGEKVALGGHISQLAKLPEWLTHTALKGQLTAMAVDALVMNRVLLIPQVENSKLSSSHCSAVAIRQAIYGILQQRGPVNVSQGKGGSMQLSKGPGGAVKAQDKTVQENMSQGMRGGQRGRGRGGGNGSRDMAQGVNVGINIEKAAGGATMHAQGSTTPICVDEYDRMDLNLKKNTVEAHPPGTPICLDTLDQAPVGLRLCVLLEVLGVKESALAAVPLHLRLAVAVTGFWLREATPKPPQHVLQALMLCMVHGEVSRNNQPSAARQQNAVQQQNWAAERDVCAGLDRQRVRTGERRGLDIGATHIFSQWQACLWSAMCLNQLLLLPLPEPFLSWLFSGTLLHGLLGYIKGGRAAESLLAGGTFSGQLYFSLLNAVRKCSSKAHPSSSAAGRGKRGGGRGRRGRRGGGRGARGGGQGTEEMINRFTLLMEDDDSDYD, encoded by the exons ATGGGCGTCCAGGGTCTGACCACCTTTGTGGAGGGGAACACGCACCTCCTCCAAGACGTGAAGTTTAGGGACAGCAACCTGGTTATTGATGGCTCCAGTCTGTACTACCACCTCTACTTCAACTCCTCCTTGGACCAGCAACACGGTGGAGACTATGATGGCTTTGCTCGCCGAGTTATCAACCTTCTCTCAGCGTTGGCAGCCTGCAACATCCGGCCCTATGTGGTACTTGATGGAG GTATGGATCCCAGTGACAAGAAGTTTTCCACTCTACGACAACGTCTACAGTCCAAGATAAAGGAGGCAGATAATCTCTCTCATGGCCGCAATGGCTCCATTCTCCCGATCCTCACAAAAAACGTCTTCATACAGgtcctcctccagagaagaaTCCCACTAGTCCAGTGTCCAGCTGAGGCTGACAGGGAGATTGCATGTTTGGCTCATCACTGGAAATGTCCAGTTCTAGCCAACGACAGTGACTTTTATATCTTTGACCTGCCAG GTGGTTACCTACCGCTGAGTTCTTTCCAGTGGACCAACCCTAACGGTAAAGCCCCTGACCGCTACATCTCAGCTCGGTGCTATACCACTAACGGCCTTTGTCACTTGTTTGGAAGCATGAACCGGGAGTTGCTACCCTTGTGTGCCGTCTTGAATGGAAATGACTATGGCACTCCAAAAGAGGCTGAAACACTCCTTGCTGTGTTAAATGTGAATGCATTAGTGAGGGGTGGTGGCAAGGGTAAAGGTAGCGCAACACAATCCCGCATCGGGGGCCTCCTCCTCTGGCTGTCTTCTTTTTCAACCCCGGCGGCAGCCCTGGAGGAGGTGAGCGGGTTAATGGGGGAAGGAAGCGGTAGGGGCAACAGAGGACAGGGGGGTGGGTTGAGTTCAAAGCTGCGGGCTGGTATGCAGGAGTACCACATCACCCCTCAAAGCTCTTTAGCTCACTGGTTCTCTGGAGAAAAGGTAGCTCTAGGAGGGCATATCTCTCAGCTCGCAAAGCTGCCAGAATGGCTTACCCACACTGCACTGAAGGGGCAGTTGACTGCCATGGCGGTGGATGCTCTGGTGATGAACAGGGTTCTGCTGATCCCCCAGGTTGAGAACAGCAAACTGTCCAGCAGCCACTGTAGTGCCGTAGCTATACGTCAGGCTATATATGGCATTCTACAGCAAAGAGGCCCGGTTAACGTGTCTCAGGGTAAAGGTGGCAGCATGCAGCTATCAAAGGGACCAGGAGGTGCTGTTAAAGCACAGGATAAGACGGTACAAGAAAACATGAGCCAGGGTATGAGAGGTGGCcaaaggggaagaggaagaggaggtggtaACGGAAGTAGAGATATGGCTCAGGGTGTAAATGTGGGAATTAATATTGAAAAAGCAGCTGGTGGGGCTACAATGCATGCTCAGGGCTCCACCACCCCAATTTGTGTGGACGAGTATGACCGTATGGATCTGAacttgaagaaaaacacagtggaGGCCCATCCACCCGGAACCCCAATATGTCTGGATACACTTGACCAG GCTCCTGTCGGGCTTCGTCTTTGTGTGCTGTTGGAAGTCTTAGGGGTTAAAGAGTCTGCGCTGGCTGCCGTTCCCCTCCACCTGAGGCTCGCTGTAGCAGTGACAGGCTTCTGGCTGCGAGAGGCCACACCCAAGCCCCCACAGCAtgtgcttcaggctttgatgctGTGCATGGTTCATGGAGAAGTGTCCCGCAACAACCAGCCTAGTGCTGCCCGTCAACAAAATGCTG TTCAACAGCAAAACTGGGCTGCAGAGCGCGATGTGTGCGCCGGGCTGGACCGACAACGTGTAAGAACAGGGGAGAGACGAGGCTTGGACATTGGAGCGACTCACATTTTCAGCCAGTGGCAGGCCTGCCTCTGGAGTGCCATGTGTCTCAAccagcttctgctgctgccgctgcctgaACCCTTCCTGTCATG GTTGTTCAGCGGTACCTTGCTGCACGGCCTGCTCGGGTATATAAAAGGGGGAAGAGCAGCTGAGTCTCTCCTCGCTGGGGGAACCTTTTCTGGACAACTTTACTTCTCCCTCCTGAATGCTGTGAGGAAATGCAGCTCCAAAGCCCATCCCTCCTCTTCAGCAGCAGGGAGGGGGAAGAGAGGCGGTGGccgagggaggagaggacgacGGGGAGGCGGGAGAGGAGCTCGGGGAGGCGGGCAAGGGACAGAGGAGATGATCAACAGGTTCACTCTTCTGATGGAAGACGACGACTCTGATTATGATTGA